In one window of Bombus vancouverensis nearcticus chromosome 10, iyBomVanc1_principal, whole genome shotgun sequence DNA:
- the DNApol-theta gene encoding DNA polymerase theta, producing the protein MYIFLIYNIQVTQNCKMQCLNKMPSFGDDTLSACIQAEVKDMDITNNCNDTEKCFKDDTFLSKVTNISNNIDKDIEIKGKSHSPTNRKRTSSQNNLKCKELKRDNVLKSKLVGRTSISKSKSKNITSSKENHDSYRISKKNANVNVNYINNISSNTSILPKQYNKSESSTLHADNSNEKSIVANTITIDTSNVKLSDSNILVSNKEKSSKLNASISIIPTQERNKLASWGLPPNILQKYEARGVVTMFDWQTECLSNHKIIEENRNLVYSAPTSAGKTLVAEILMIKTVLERRKKVIFILPFVSVVREKMYYFQDLLSDSGVRVEGFMGGVMPAGGFAATHIAIATIEKANSLVNHLMEENELINLGSVIIDELHLVGDPNRGYLLELLLTKLKYMTFRNENVNIQLIGMSATLPNLSILAKWLDAELYKTEFRPIPLNEQCKIGRSIYDNKLCLIRNLTPMPELTMDSDDILHLCIETISDGHSVLIFCSTKNWCEKLAEQIAAAFCKLGRENTKLGKTLRQQLDTALISETLEQLKRSPTGLDNILKNTVSFGTAFHHAGLTMDERDIIEGSFRSGSLRVLVATSTLSSGVNLPARRVIIRSPKFAGKLLDSLTYRQMIGRAGRMGKDTAGESILMCNPTEQKAAEILLSASLEPIESCLEDSTPLIRALLEAIASEIVHTPLHLELYIKSTLVSLSDEYNSKSPWNDAIKFLVDNEFLLLQKTEDGHRWVATAFGKACLAASISPKDGLFLLEELQKARRCFVLDTELHVIYLVTPLNSGNQIGSIDWMTFLELWKMLSESERRVGQLVGVEERFLTSAVQGIIRPGKLLSIHKRFYTALALHDLVREVPLTVVCTKYGCCRGVLQTLQQSASTFAGMITQFCKQLGWGCLELLVSQFQTRLQFGVCRELLDLLRLPMLNGLRARSLYKHGITSVAELATANELDVERALYKALPFESEKEQDGEHESEAVKRNKMRTVFVTGKDGLTPHEAATMLVHEARTLVQNELRLQDMSWKQNDQLVITNKSNSEISLYEQQDRFQATKRTNVEIKLETTYSNPKNKDNLSEIVIQNKYEKNSCSITNESMNKNVNFVNEKESSLNHKSDKNKKSKIDENIIKNINDSKCNLENNTLQETRHDDLKLTDQLLQIDIPELYDTLSSNFLESSSPKITSASRRNSKSLLDFDDRKTDCTRNVTSKHSINEDQNIQNVNDIPTKKIRISDETSTKVSAYRNTITHSSSFQNDIKTEVFSRSPSLFDDSLNLDTQICNVLEQNIVDSLQFTEFEETRLSEPKVTIQDKKDVELQITSSTNNNETVTEKNVKDKHINTNSLNSQVKQSTLSWKDDSWNETKKIMEKLNQSKDKNNHNISVKYNIKDGKNANVQHFVETNEISSTTLEIRKKCDMKFERAMDDYIKKRPQKRRLSNIQVAKSPIANVTVFSKNGGTLLDSNKSDLDEIVIASQNINSPATSSKLQSKLDSVRKQKLYTQKVSDRIFDDKNHATTVSDRIEIEKCKIKSKLNEILVQKTLTNKNSSIDNAISNSDEDTPIKSENFLQKSTFNLKSTQNSPKTCVKTNELADTVNETTNWNTLNIIKVGSDRATFNLFKREVMQKRYIALALNCELYNDKTNNIGSKIIGPTTTERKKRSKKMENYVHAERKLCGAAIAWENNIAYYISFSNERDLKIPGKDQMKLLKELLSNTFLYVKCFATKEMFKTLYKCCSITASCKFLDPKVAGWLHHGSSREKTFHEMVKEYFPQGCFIAKRIGTCYDVGPGLYIESEIAGELRASAEAVLTWHITDKLLDKLEQQSPTLLYTFKDIEMRTVTLLACMELTGLGVSLKSLQDLSSIIHEEMMSLEEQAYALCGRRFNFSSSKQVGEILGLYKGKKISVNKAVLEQSDHPVSSLVMSWRKLSATQSKIIYPILNLAQHSSRIHGNCITSTLTGRVSMHEPNLQNVPKDFNFKDNSFTISVRMAFIPAIGNVMLSADYCQLELRILAHFSRDILLCDIMRKPGDIFKNIAANWNHISEDQVDDKIRQHTKQLCYGMIYGMGVKTLAENLSVDEVKAKEFLESFMNAYPGISKWLSNVLDEARTNGYITTILERRRMFPELTSTSPVEKLQAERQAVNTKVQGSAADIAKKAMVNIEERIRVEFPMATTIMPSSNPIRKLRSNSREAEQRGGYLVLQLHDELLYEVNIHDLNQVAKIVKESMEQVCQLAVPLPVKLKVGPAWGDLSEYTIC; encoded by the exons atgtatatatttttaatatacaatattcaAGTAACACAAAATTGCAAAATGCAATGCTTGAATAAAATGCCATCCTTTGGGGATGATACACTGTCTGCCTGTATTCAGGCTGAAGTCAAAGATATGGATATTACTAACAATTGTAATGATACAGAGAAATGTTTCAAAGATGATACGTTTCTCTCTAAAGTAacaaatatatcaaataatatcGATAAAGATATTGAAATCAAAGGAAAGTCGCATAGTCCTACTAATAGGAAACGTACTTCGAgtcaaaataatttaaaatgtaaaGAACTTAAAAGAGATAATGTTTTAAAATCAAAACTTGTTGGCAGGACTAGTATAAGTAAATCAAAATCAAAAAATATTACTTCCTCGAAGGAGAATCACGATTCATATAGAATTAGTAAAAAGAATGCTAATGTAAATgtgaattatataaataatatttcttcaaaTACAAGTATATTGCCAAAACAATATAATAAATCTGAATCGTCAACCTTGCATGCTGATAATAGTAATGAAAAAAGTATTGTTGCAAATACTATTACGATTGATACAAGCAATGTAAAATTATCTGATAGTAATATTCTTGTAAGTAATAAAGAAAAATCTTCCAAATTAAATGCTTCTATCTCTATTATTCCTACCCAAGAACGAAATAAATTAGCTTCTTGGGGTCTACCACCAAACATTCTTcag AAATATGAAGCACGAGGAGTAGTTACTATGTTTGATTGGCAAACTGAATGCTTATCAAATCATAAGATCATTGAAGAAAACCGTAATCTTGTATACTCTGCTCCAACGTCAGCTGGAAAAACATTAGTAGCAGAAATTCTTATGATAAAAACAGTAttagaaaggagaaaaaaagtgATTTTTATCTTACCATTTGTTTCTGTTGTTAgagaaaaaatgtattattttcaa GATTTATTATCTGATAGTGGTGTTCGAGTAGAGGGTTTTATGGGTGGTGTTATGCCTGCTGGAGGATTTGCAGCAACTCACATTGCAATAGCAACTATCGAAAAGGCAAATTCATTAGTAAATCATCTAATGGAAGAAAATGAATTAATCAACTTAGGCTCGGTAATCATAGATGAATTACATCTTGTTGGTGATCCAAATCGCGGATATCTTCTCGAATTACTTCTAACTAAATTGAAATATATGACTTTTAG AAATGAGAATGTTAATATACAATTAATTGGTATGTCTGCTACGCTTCCAAATTTGTCCATTTTAGCTAAGTGGTTGGATGCAGAATTGTATAAAACAGAATTCAGACCAATACCATTAAACGAACAATGCAAG ATAGGTAGAAGtatatatgataataaattatGTCTTATACGAAACTTAACACCAATGCCAGAATTAACTATGGACTCGGATGATATTCTTCACCTGTGTATCGAGACAATATCTGATGGACATAGTGTATTAATCTTTTGTTCTACAAAAAATTGGTGTGAGAAACTAGCTGAACAAATTGCTGCTGCATTTTGTAAACTgg gtCGAGAAAATACGAAACTAGGTAAAACTTTAAGGCAGCAACTGGATACTGCATTAATTTCTGAAACATTGGAGCAACTAAAACGTAGTCCTACAGGGTTAGATAACATATTAAAGAACACAGTTTCTTTTGGGACAGCTTTTCATCATGCTGGTCTTACCATGGATGAACGTGATATTATAGAAGGATCTTTCAG ATCTGGGTCTTTAAGAGTTCTTGTTGCCACATCAACTTTAAGTAGTGGAGTAAATTTACCTGCTAGAAGGGTGATTATTAGATCTCCAAAGTTTGCTGGAAAATTACTAGATAGCCTTACCTATCGACAAATGATAGGACGAGCAGGTAGAATGGGAAAGGATACAGCAG GGGAAAGTATACTTATGTGTAATCCAACTGAACAAAAAGCAGCTGAGATATTGTTATCAGCTTCTTTGGAACCAATTGAATCCTGTCTTGAGGATTCAACACCTTTAATTCGAGCTCTTCTAGAAGCTATAGCTAGTGAGATCGTTCATACTCCATTACATCTTGAATTGTACATTAAATCTACCTTAGTAAGTTTGAGTGATGAGTACAACTCAAAAAGTCCTTGGAACGACGCAATCAAATTTTTAGtagataatgaatttttatt GTTGCAAAAAACTGAAGATGGACATAGGTGGGTGGCTACAGCTTTCGGTAAAGCATGTTTAGCAGCTTCTATTTCACCTAAAGACGGTTTGTTCTTACTTGAAGAACTTCAAAAAGCAAGACGATGCTTTGTGTTGGATACAGAATTACATGTGATATACCTAGTGACACCACTAAATTCTGGAAATCAAATTGGAAGTATCGATTGGATGACATTTTTAGAGTTATGGAAAATGCTGTCAGAAAGTGAACGTAGGGTTGGGCAACTTGTTGGCGTAGAAGAACGATTTTTAACATCAGCTGTTCAAGGCATCATACGACCGGGGAAATTG CTTAGTATACATAAGAGATTTTATACTGCATTAGCATTACATGATTTAGTTCGTGAAGTTCCCCTTACTGTAGTTTGTACAAAATATGGCTGTTGCCGTGGAGTTCTTCAAACTTTACAGCAATCTGCTTCTACATTTGCTG GGATGATCACGCAattctgtaagcaattgggctgGGGCTGTCTAGAATTACTAGTCTCACAATTTCAGACACGGTTACAGTTTGGTGTATGTAGAGAGTTATTAGATCTATTGCGTCTCCCAATGTTAAATGGGCTACGTGCTAGAAGTCTTTACAAGCATGGAATCACATCTGTAGCAGAATTAGCTACTGCTAATGAACTTGATGTTGAACGTGCGCTTTATAAGGCACTTCCTTTTGAAAG tgAAAAAGAACAGGATGGTGAACACGAATCGGAAGCagtaaaacgaaataaaatgagaACAGTATTTGTCACTGGAAAAGATGGTTTAACGCCTCATGAAGCTGCAACGATGTTAGTTCACGAGGCGAGAACATTAGTACAG AATGAACTGAGATTGCAAGATATGTCATGGAAACAGAATGATCAATTAGTCATTACAAACAAATCTAATAGCGAAATAAGTTTATATGAACAACAAGATAGATTTCAAGCAACAAAACGCACAAATGTAGAAATAAAACTTGAAACTACATACAGCAATCCtaaaaataaggataatttaAGCGAAATTGTCATTCAAAATAAATATGAGAAGAATTCATGTTCAATAACCAACGAGAGTATGAATAAGAATGTCAATTTTGTTAATGAAAAAGAAAGCTCATTAAATCACAAatccgataaaaataaaaaatctaaaattgatgaaaatattataaaaaatattaacgaTTCTAAATGTAACTTAGAAAATAATACATTGCAAGAGACAAGGCATGATGACTTAAAACTTACTGATCAATTATTACAAATAGACATCCCTGAGTTGTATGATACTCTATCAAGTAATTTCCTTGAAAGTAGTAGCCCTAAAATAACATCTGCTTCAAGACGAAATAGTAAATCATTACTCGATTTCGACGATAGGAAAACAGACTGTACCCGAAATGTTACTAGTAAACATTCCATTAATGAAGACCAAAACATTCAGAATGTGAATGATATACCAACTAAGAAAATAAGAATTTCGGACGAAACAAGCACTAAAGTATCAGCTTACAGAAATACGATTACGCATTCATCTAGTTTTCAGAATGATATAAAAACAGAAGTTTTTTCGAGAAGTCCTAGTCTTTTTGATGACAGTTTAAATCTCGATACACAAATTTGTAATGTTCTTGAACAAAATATCGTTGATTCTCTACAATTCACAGAATTTGAAGAAACTAGATTATCTGAACCCAAAGTAACAATACAGGACAAAAAAGATGTAGAGTTACAAATCACTTCTAGTACTAACAACAATGAGACAGTCACAGAAAAGAATGTGAAagataaacatataaatacgaATTCTTTAAATTCACAAGTAAAACAGAGCACACTTTCGTGGAAAGATGATTCTTGGAatgaaacgaaaaaaataatGGAGAAGTTAAATCaaagtaaagataaaaataaccATAATATATCAGTTAAATATAACATCAAAGATGGAAAAAATGCAAATGTGCAACATTTCGTAGAAACCAATGAAATAAGTAGTACGACGTTAGAGATAAGAAAGAAATGCGATATGAAATTTGAACGAGCTATGGacgattatataaaaaaaagaccACAGAAACGTAGACTGAGTAATATACAAGTTGCAAAATCACCTATTGCAAATGTCACGGTTTTTAGTAAAAACGGCGGAACATTGTTAGATTCAAACAAATCAGATTTAGATGAAATTGTTATTGCTTCCCAAAATATAAATTCACCTGCTACAAGTAGCAAGTTACAAAGTAAACTAGATTCTGTAAGGAAACAGAAGTTGTATACTCAAAAAGTTTCCGATCGGATATTTGATGATAAAAATCATGCAACTACTGTTTCAGACAgaatagaaattgaaaaatgtaaaatcaaATCAAAATTAAATGAGATACTTGtgcaaaaaacattaactaataAAAATTCTAGTATAGACAATGCAATTTCGAATTCAGACGAAGATACACCCATAAAATCGGAAAATTTTTTACAGAAGTCtacatttaatttaaaaagtacTCAAAATAGTCCTAAAACGTGTGTAAAAACAAATGAACTTGCAGATACTGTAAATGAAACAACTAATTGGaatacattaaatattataaaagttgGAAGTGATAGAGccacatttaatttgtttaagcGTGAAGTGATGCAAAAACGATATATTGCGTTAGCTTTAAATTGTGAATTGTATAATGATAAAACTAATAATATAGGCTCTAAGATCATTGGTCCTACTACTactgaaagaaaaaagaggtctaaaaaaatggaaaattatgTGCATGCAGAGAGAAAATTATGTGGTGCTGCTATTGCTTGGGAAAACAATATtgcatattatatttctttctccAATGAACGAG ATTTAAAAATCCCAGGCAAAGATCAAATGAAACTATTAAAAGAATTGCTGAGTAACACCTTTTTGTATGTAAAATGCTTTGCAACTAAAGAAATGTTTAAAACCTTGTATAAATGCTGTAGTATTACCGCAAGTTGCAAATTTTTAGACCCAAAAGTAGCAGGTTGGCTGCATCATGGGAGCAGTCGTGAAAAAACATTTCATGAAATG GTGAAAGAATATTTTCCACAAGGATGTTTCATAGCGAAAAGAATAGGTACATGTTATGATGTAGGACCTGGATTGTATATCGAAAGTGAAATAGCAGGAGAGCTCAGAGCATCTGCAGAAGCTGTACTTACATGGCATATAACAGATAAACTATTAGACAAGTTAGAACAACAGAGTCCAACATTACTATACACATTTAAAg atatTGAAATGAGGACAGTGACCTTACTAGCTTGCATGGAATTAACTGGTTTAGGTGTATCGTTAAAATCATTACAAGATTTGTCTTCCATCATCCATGAAGAGATGATGTCATTAGAAGAACAAGCATATGCATTATGTGGAAGAAGATTCAATTTTTCCTCGTCTAAGCAAGTTGGAGag ATTTTAGGCTTATACAAGGGAAAAAAGATTAGCGTTAATAAAGCTGTATTAGAGCAGTCTGATCATCCAGTATCTAGTCTTGTTATGTCATGGCGTAAATTAAGTGCAACTCAATCTAAG ATTATTTATCCAATATTGAATCTAGCTCAACACAGTTCTCGTATTCACGGTAATTGTATTACATCTACATTAACGGGTAGAGTTTCGATGCATGAACCAAATTTACAAAATGTGCCAaaggattttaattttaaagacAATAGCTTTACAATAAGTGTTCGAATGGCATTTATACCAGCAATAGGCAATGTTATGTTGTCAGCAGACTACTGTCAACTTGAATTGAGAATATTAGCTCATTTTTCAAGAGATATACTATTATGTGATATTATGCGGAAACCAGGTGATATTTTTAAGAACATTGCAGCCAATTGGAATCACATATCTGAAGATCAG GTTGATGATAAAATACGTCAGCATACAAAACAATTGTGCTATGGCATGATCTATGGCATGGGAGTGAAAACACTTGCTGAGAATTTATCAGTAGATGAAGTTAAAGCCAAAGAATTTTTAGAATCTTTTATGAATGCATACCCAGGTATATCTAAGTGGTTGAGTAATGTATTGGACGAAGCACGTACAAATGGTTACATAACAACTATCCTGGAAAGACGTAGAATGTTTCCTGAACTGACAAGTACAAGTCCGGTGGAAAAAT TACAAGCAGAACGCCAAGCAGTGAATACAAAAGTTCAGGGTTCTGCAGCTGATATTGCTAAAAAAGCAATGgtaaatatcgaagaaagaatACGAGTCGAGTTTCCAATGGCTACAACCATTATGCCTAGTAGCAATCCTATTCGTAAATTGAGAAGTAACAGTAGAGAAGCAGAACAAAGAGGTGGTTATCTAGTATTACAACTCCACGATGAACTTTTATATGAG GTGAATATACATGATTTAAACCAAGTTGCAAAAATAGTAAAGGAATCAATGGAACAAGTATGTCAACTTGCAGTACCGTTGCCTGTGAAACTTAAAGTTGGACCAGCATGGGGGGATCTTTCTGAATATACTATTTGCTAA